Genomic window (Helianthus annuus cultivar XRQ/B chromosome 3, HanXRQr2.0-SUNRISE, whole genome shotgun sequence):
GCCCATCTCCTCTTTCTCCAAACCCAACACCCCAACATCCTCCTCTTCAATTCAATCATCAAAGCCTACTCTTTGTCACCCCCTTCCCATAACTCACTTCACTTGTTTTCTCACATGAAGAAACGTCGAATCTGGCCTGATCAATTCACTTTTGCTCCTCTACTCAAGTCTTGTTCCAATCTTTGCGATCTTAACTTCGGGAAAACGGTGCAAGCTCAAGTCCTTTCACTTGGGTTTCACTGCTTTCGTGCTGTTAGGATTGGATTAGTTGAATTGTATGTTAATTGCGGGAAATTAGATGATGCTAACAAGGTGTTCGACGAAATGCGTGAGAGAGATGTTATTGTCTGGAATTTAATGATTAGTGGGTATTGTAAAAATGGAAATGTGGACATGGGTTATAACCTCTTTAAGGAGATGGGAGAGAGGAGTATAGTTTCGTGGAATACGATGTTGTCTTGCTTGTCCAAAAGTGGGCGAGAGGGTGAAGCTTTGAAAGTTTTTCATGAGATGTGTCATAGCGGTTTTGAGCCTGATGAGGCGACAGTGGTGACTATGCTTCCGGTTTGTGCTCGTTTGGGGGAAGATGACGTCGGCCAATGGATCCATTCTTATGCCAAATCAGGTAAACTTTATGAAAAACATGTTTCTGTAGGAAACTCACTTGTCGATTTCTACTGCAAACGTGGGCTTCTGGATGCTGCTTTCACAGTTTTCAACGATATGCCCTTGAGAAATGTAGTTTCTTGGAATGCCATGATTTCCGGTTTGGCTTTCAATGGCAGAGTCGAAGAGGGTTTAGCTTTGTTTGATGAGATGATCAAGAAGGGATTGACTCCAAACGAGTCCACTTTTGTCGGTGTCTTAACATGCTGTGTACATTCAGGGTTGATTCAAAGAGGCAAGGACCTGTTTTCGTCAATGGTATCGAACCATCAAATCAAGCCAAAGCTCGAGCATTATGGGTGCATGGTTGATCTTCTTGGGCGCGGGGGGTCGATGAAAGAGGCTTATGAGTTAATTTTATCAATGCCCATGAAGCCAAATGCTGCGCTATGGGGTGCATTACTAAGTTCGTGTCATAATCATGGTGATATGGAGGTCGCAGAAGTAGCAGTTAAAGAGCTTATGATTCTGGAACCTAGGAATTCTGGTCATTATGTGTTGTTATCAAATATATATGCAGAAAAGGGGAAatgggatgaagttgaaaagattagattgttgatgatgaaaaGGAACATTAACAAGTCAGCAGGGCAGAGCATTATTAGGTGACTGTCTTAAAAGCAATGTACTTGTTATAGGAAAATTCCAAGTATCCTTGGATCCTTTTTTATACAACTCTATGAAAAatgcattatttttttttttacaatttgtgACTCTCCATGTTGGATTATGATCCATGCTAGTTGTGAGTGTTGGTTCTCGGCTTGAATCGATATTGTTGATCAGTTACTAACTAATGTCTTGGATGTTTTGgttgtccgcttaaatccataTTAATACAATGCAAATTTGTTTGTTACAACATTAAACATGCATTTAGGTTTCTTTATTTGAGTATAAAATGAAAATACAAGTCCCATGTGAATTTATGACAACTACAAGCATAACAGAATTTTATGAGATCTAGTGCATATTAGAATTTATTAAGACCACACGGTGTGGTCGTCGAACAGCAACGTTGTTGTCAGTCAACGCCCACAAAACCACACTGTCCACCGTGTTGTGCTCGGGGTTGTGACATGGGCTCCAAATTCTCCACCTGCATTGAGGGCCAACATAGAACGACGTGGAAAATGTTGATTGGTTGTTTGAAACTAGTCGATTAATGCCCTCTTCCACGCCCGTCCCACACCCCCCTTTTTTCCACCACGCCACTATTCTGACGCACGCTGACGTAGCGTCCACATGTCGAATAACACCCATTTTTTAAACCTCTCCACACCGTGTGGTCTAAGATGCATGAGCAACTCGTACCTTTCACAATAGTAGAGATGGGTACTCTCTAGTTGTTTCATTCAATTCATCCTTTTCATAAACAatataaaaacaccaaaaaacaCGATGCTATATTAGACAAGTGTCCTCTTCTCCGGCCATAACTACTACTCCGGTTGTTGTGTCATGTTAGACAAACGCGTTCATAAATCCTCAACCAACGTTCAAACCTTAGTTTCTTTGCAACCAAAATTACTGTTAAAAGTTCTTGTAAAAGacattgcattgaatcacatTAATGTTTATGTAACATTTATTTTACATTTCTTCTCATTCGCTTTTTGTTATGTACTATCTTCGTAAATGCGGGGCGGGGGAGACTAtcttattattttaatttattttccgAATTTTACATATTCATATATGATACCCAAAAGGCTCTTTTGATATTAGATTTTTTATAATAGTAATCAAATTTTAACTTGTTACATGTTAAAAATTTATCATATAAATAATTGAAATCACGGAAAAACCCATGCGAACCAAATCAAATCATATGATCAAATATGAAATTACATGTATAaactcaaaaaaatatatatatacgaactaaatttaaaaaaaaaagttgattttgacTAAAAAAAACTCAATTTGACAAAATGAAAATTTTGACTAAAAAACTCAATTTgacaaaatgaaaacaaaaaaaaaaaaaaaaaaaaaaaaaaaaaaaaaaaaccggaaGTTATGGTTTTTAGGTCCGCTATTTATTATCAAACATTTCCTGTTAAATTTAAATTAGAgtaactgcaattttaccccctggggtttgATGTGATTGGCAACCTTACCCCCTACCATGAAATTTTTGCTGTCTTACCCCTCAACTATTAAAAACGCTGCAATATTACCCCCTGAGGAGTAAAACTGTAACCTTACCAAAAGGGTATTTTCGTAATCTTACCCATATTTATATAGTAAACTTCAATATTACCACATGTGCTTTACCTAAGACGACACGTTTAAACCCTGTTTTATTAAAGTGTCTTCTCCGGCGATATTCCAACCACCAGAGAAGCGTATTCCGACACTCCGGCGATATTCCGACCATCGGAGAAGCCTCAAAATCTTCTGGTGAATCCACATACAGAAACATGTTGAACTAAAAGCACCACCGTTGTCACTATGATAAAGTCGGTTCTCAACTCTCTTCCGACTTATTATTTTTCTTTGTAAAAAGCGTTGTGCCAAGTTATCAAGACTTTGGAAAGGTTGAGAAGagactttttattttattttattttttttttttgtgaggggggggggggggggagggtctCATTGCTCCTATTGAGTATGGGGGCTTGGGTTTCGGTTCGCTTCGTGATGCTAATCTTTGTATGCTTGCCaagtggtggtggatgtttaagatTGATCCGGAAGGGTTATGGAGGAAAACTATTTGGGCTCTACACCATAATTCCAGGTCTTGGCAAGCTATTCCGGATTTCCGACAAAGGTCTCCAATATTGGTCCTTGGAAGCACATATATGGGATTTTGAATGACTTCTCGAAGCTGGGTTTTGGCATTAATAATGCTATTAAAGGGGTGGTTGGCAGGGGTTCTGACATAGCTTTTTTGCTGGATTTTTGGGTGGGCTCGGACCTGCTTGCCAAGTTGTTTCCGTCTCTATTTGCCCTCGAAAGGAATAAAGGCTGCTCGGTTCGGGATAGGTGGCCGTCGGATCCAAATGTTGACGGATGGGGGTGGAACTGGAGGCGTCCAATCCTATCTGCTGAGGAAGCTTCGGAGCTAGATCAGTTGGTGCACCTTCTCTTGTCTGAGGGGCCGACTTCGCTTTCGGATCAACTGGATCAGTGGTTCTGGGCGCGAGACGAGTCTAGCATTTTTTcggttaaaaatataaaaagagtTTGTCTGTTAGCGGCTTCCAGGCAGCCTTACTTCGCCTTTCTGTGGAATAATTGGGTTCCCCTAAAAGTTGGTATGGTTGCGTGGCGAGCGGTGAAGGATAGTCTTCCGACTAGAGATGCTTTGTTAAAAAGAAACGTTCCGGTTGAATCTGAGTTTTGTTGTTTTTGCGGGGAATGGCGAGAGTCGAGTGAACACATCTTCATTTCTTGCAGCCTCGCGCGGTATTTTTGGCAGATTATTCTTCAGTGGTGTAAATTCTctcatcattttcttttcgaTCTCAAAGATTTACTCGATCTGCAGCAGTACATGAACGGGTCAAAGAAACGGAAGAAAGCTTTTTATGCGATAATCTTAACCGGAGTATGGAGCCTTTGGAGAATGCGGAACGAGGTGATTTTCAACAACAAAAGTGTATCGTTGCCAAAAACAGTGAAGGAGACAGTCAATGTCTTACTGGTGGGTAAAATACCGTTCGAAATCGATCGGTATGTCCATGGAGGATTGGAGGAAGTTTCGTATTTTTGAAAATTGATTTTTGGTTTGTTTTGGTGGATGTCTGTTTTTCTGTTTTGCTGGTGTTTGTTGTGGGTGGCCTAGCTGCTGGCTAGGCACCTCTGTATAGTTTCAATAAAATCCCTGTTTTTGTtggccatttaaaaaaaaatgtttagaTTATCACcattggtttaaaaaaaaaaaaaaaaaaaaaaaaaaaaaaaaaaaaaaaaaaaccatcaatACATGATAtaaaatctatacatataataaagtaaatcataTAGGGGACACATGTCGCTCTATGAGGTGATCTCAACAATTTTTTCCCGCCTAAACAAATAGATATAACAAATAGATATaaataatatttgttaataagatttaaataaattttatacaataaattttatctttttatcttttaccctaaacaaatagatatatagataatatttgttaataaaattcaaataaagaatatatcataaacaaatatatatagaTAGTAGTAAAAGTGAGTAAAAAAGAATCAAAATAGTTACATCTTTATTTAGGGAATATTGGAtttcaataaaaacaattattcGTCGTTGGCTGCAAACAGTCCCAATTTAAAAAATAACCgctggcagtcccaactattaacatattgacctccaatggaccctgactaacagaaccctaacgccgttagtctccggtcgcagGAAAAGTGTTTTTGGCCAAAAAACTCCTTTTTGGcctcaaaactcattttttttgtCCCAAACCTGTTTGTAACCTTATTACTCTCCTTTTTGGcctcaaaactcatttttttgtcccaaacctgtttgtaaccttattacttattttaggaacctttttctactaaaagCCCCAATTATGAGGTCTCCGTAAATTCTTTCATCGTCGGAAAACTTCTGTTTGTCTTGAAAACTCAAGTTTTTTgctggaaaactcaacattttcgtcccaaactgaagaggtatggtcccaattccctgcctacatggcagggaccacaccactttttgtgcacacaaggcatccacATCATCTGGATcttctagaagcttccagaagacaACCGGATAAGGCCCGGCGGGCATCAAAGATGCCTCGCCCAACATCAAGGACAATACGTGGCACCATACACAAGAAGCCACATGGgcctgcgacaatccagggagcagGGCTGACATGACCAGTACGAGGTGCCCAACACCGTCGAATGCGgggacgccacgtgtaccactacgcCGTCcctgacagagcagaccaagaggatattccccttggtcggacagctggcgcacatccacagctggcacagctacttcctccttcttcaccctccggctataaatagaacccttcatcattcaggttaaggatcttggctctctttactcactctatacacacactgttttattcatctcggaacagtacttattctcacgccggagcctggttaagagggaaaacctctctttcccctcttaacgagactaacggtgtttactgttttgcagatctcgagCCTTGGATACGAGCAAGAGAGGAGGTTGAACCCTATAAGTGAAACGACCCCCTTGGTTATCCTttgtgttaaccattgtttcaacattggcgccatccgcttttttgcaAGACCACTCTCACCTCTTTTTCTCTTTTAGAAAAACTCGTAAAAATGGCAGACCAGAATCATTCACACCCAGCTGACGGAGAAATCTCTTCttttgaactcgtttcggacacggCACACGTCCAACGCAGTCAAAGGAACGAGACCATCCAGGAAAGCCAGCTGAACAACGAGTTCCCGTCCATTTTTGGAAGTGCGTCTAGGGCTGCTAGCCAGACCACAACTGGACCCATTTTCCAAACACCAACAAGAATTATCACTCAGACCACAAACGGGGCTGCTCTCCAACCTCCAACGGGGATGTTACATCAAACCCCACCGCCGACGCAGACTGTAGGCCATGGGCCAGGCCCTTCGGCaccatcggaacaagcacaactcaactattctgcacttttagggctacccgaaggaaaaactctggcttcctggtatgccgaacagaTGGCGTCTATAAACCTTGTCTATACGCAGCTCAGCGCACAACAAGCCTTACTCCAAGCACAGGCTAACCAATCAGCGTTCGTAACTCCACAaccaaggtctctgagtacacacaCGGCTCAGCAGACAAACGCGTGGAATTTACGACCAGAAAGAGAACCAGTGCAACAGGTCAGAAGACCCAGcatacaagacacgcgcgatacctATGCTGAAACAGAGAGCAACTTCGTCCAAACTTCCAATCAGCAACGAAGACCGATCCAAACCCGCTTGGGCGCGCGAAACATGAATACAGAATGGGAAGAGGAGGAAGACGACCCAACGTACAAGGCAGAATCCACAGTGTTTAGCAGACTTCCTCCAGAGCATGAGGCTTACAAACCAACCAAGCGCGCGGGGTACAACCCCAAAGCAGAACACGACTTCACCTTAAGCTATCGTCCTGAggacatggctgaaaattcaaaatttattcCAGAAATCGCGTGCGCGGCCATCGACAAAACAAAGTTACCGCACAACGTAGGTAAATACAATGGGTTGACGGATCCAGATGATCACCTCCAGGTGTTCAAAGGCGCAGGAGCAACAGGTGGTTGGAACCTACCAACATGGTGTCACTTGTTTGCTCAAACTTTCGTTGGTGCGGCACGCATCTGGTTCGACAATTTACCAGCTGGAAAAATCAAGTCATGGGTCGACTTCCGAGAAAAATTCTTAGCACACTTTTCTCAACAGCGAAGACACGCCAGAGACCCAGGTGATTGTCTGAACATATACCGAAAAGACTACGAAAGCGTGGAGGATTTTATTACGAGGTACAACAAAGAATGTCTGGAAATTGGAGACATACCGGAAAAAATGATGCGCGCACACTTCATGCGAGCAGTTAAATGCGACGATCTGGTTAAAAGAATCAAAGGGCGTgacggaggacccaaagactgggaaaccttcattgaagCAGCCAAAACCATTGCGCAGACAGATAGGCAACTGACCGGTGACGATCACCGTCAGCGCGCACACAACCACCACGATCGAAACAACAGAAGGGGTAGAAATCAACCCTGGAGGGCTTCCGGGAACAGAGAAAGAAGTCCCCCACGGGACGACGCACGCCATACGATCAATCAGATAGCCCATCGAAAAGAAGTAAAGCGCGAAAATAGAGAAAAGCAGTGGACTCCACTAACTAAAACACCTTCTGAAGTTTTAGCTACAGAGAACCATCAATTCAAGCCACCTTTgcagatgcgcaacaaaaggggtcaagacccaaatctcttctgtgaattccacaaagaCACGGGCCACCTGACCGATGATTGCTTCAGCTTGAAACAAGAAATCGAAAGAGCTCTAAGAGACGGCAAGCTCGGTCACTTAGTCAAAGGAGGAAAGCGCGATTACCGCCAGATACAACGAAGAGACGAAGGTCCAGACAACAAGAAGCTCAGAAAGCTAGAAACCCATATGGTGCAAGGAGGACCACGGCGACCAAGAAAAAACTACAACAAACGCGCGCAGGATGATTCATGGCGCGAGAAGCAAGTAGTATTCCCAGTTGTCAGGGGAGGTCCAAGAGAAAAGCGGCCAATAGTCATTCCAGGGGTGATCGGCCACTACCAAACAGATTACATCTTTATTGATCCAGGAAGCACCGCAGACATCATATATGAACAGTGCTTCAATCAATTCGACCAAGAGGATAAGGCGCGCCTGGAACCAGTTGACTACCCACTAACTGGATTCTGCAATGAGGCCGTCTTTCCCCTAGGACAAATATCTTTCCCAGTATTACTTTCTGATGGGAGAAATTCAAGAACTGAAGAAGTCACATTTATGGTGCTACCGGCACATTCAAGACATGACATCCTTTTAGgacgagaatcccaaggagatttcagcaTGATCTGTTCCGCACCACATTCTGCCATAGGTTTTCCAACCGAAACAGGCGTTGCGTTGATATACGCAAGCAAGGAAGTGCTAGCAACAGACGAAATCAGGCCGGCAAAAGCAAGCAAGCCCGCACCGCGCAGagaggcagaaaaatgggtattgaacAGTGCATACCCAGAACAAACGGTCACTCTGGGACCCGCAATGTCTGACCTAACGCGTGCGGCGTTAAAGAAATTACTGCATGAAAACATGGatgtgttcgcctggacaccagCCGATATGGTTGGCGTTCCACGACACATTGCGGAACATCGGTTAAACGTCTCAGAGGATGCAAAGCCAGTAGTGCATGCTAAACGAcacctgggggacatcaaacatGATGCAATGAAGGAACAAGTGTTAGAACTGCTAAACGCAGGAATCATCAGGGAAGTCCGGTACCAAACGTGGGTGGCAAGCCCAGTCATGGTGAAGAAACCGAATGGTAGTTGGCGAATGTGCGTCGACTACAAGGATCTGAACAAAGCATGCCCCCGTGACTGCTATGCGTTGCCCGACATAGACGAGAAAATAGATTCTTTGGCAACGTTTCGGTGGAAATGCTTTCTGGATTGCTACAAGGGATACCACCAGGTCCAGATGGCTGTTCAAGACGAGGATAAAACCGCTTTCCGCACGCCAACGGGGCTATACTGCTACACCAAGATGCCGTTCGGCTTAAAGAATGCCGGTGCTACGTATCAACGATTGATGAACGAAACATTTAGTGACGCCATCGGTAAATACATCGAGGTATACATGGACGATCTGGTAATCATGAGCAGGGAGGAGAGCGCAATGCTGGTAAATATCCAGAAAACCTTCAACACGCTGCGAAGCGTGAGCATCAAACTGAATCCAGCAAAATGCTCATTTGGAATGGAGGAAGGAAAGTTTCTGGGATTCATAGTCACCAAAGACGGTTTTAAGGTGAACCCAGAAAAGGTCCAGGCCATAGAGAGGATGCCTTCACCAGCAAGCATCAAAGATATGCAAAAGCTCGCAGGACGATTGGCAGCCCTCAATCGATTCCTAGCAAATCACGCGGCAAAATCCTTCCCATTCATCAAGACCTTACGAAACTGCATGAAGAAAACCCAATTccaatggactccggaagcagaaagcgcgttccgcgagatgaaagactgtctcatcaagctgccaactctaaccgcacctaACAAAGGAGAACCTTTGGTTTTGTACCTCTCAGCTTCCGACAGGGCCGTCGGTGCCGTATTGCTGGTTGATCGACAAGGTGTCCAAACACCTGTGTATTATGTGTCCAGAACCCTAaccgacccagaaacaagatacgCAATCATGGAAAAGCTTGTCCTTGCACTGATTCACGCGTCAAGAAGGCTACGCCGATATTTCGCCAATCACGTCATCCACGTGTTAACAAATTACAATATTGGGAATATCCTAGCAAGGCCAGAAATATCAGGAAGGTTGGCCAAATGGGCGATAGAGCTAGGGGGACTCAACGTAGTCTTCAGACCACGACCGTCGATAAAAGGCCAAGTTTTGGCAGACTTCATGACGGAAGTCCCCGATGACAAAGACAGAGAATGCAAGGCGATGGAGAAGGCGGAGAAAAAACAAATCGAAGAACCATGGATGTTGTATACGGACGGCGCGTCCA
Coding sequences:
- the LOC110931924 gene encoding pentatricopeptide repeat-containing protein At1g09190, whose amino-acid sequence is LNSRRLARELLLKPPRENSSNENGNVVAVMKTAREIERRILQHLHGHRSRIHLTQIHAHFLRHHLHQSNLILSHFVSVCASLRQMDYAHLLFLQTQHPNILLFNSIIKAYSLSPPSHNSLHLFSHMKKRRIWPDQFTFAPLLKSCSNLCDLNFGKTVQAQVLSLGFHCFRAVRIGLVELYVNCGKLDDANKVFDEMRERDVIVWNLMISGYCKNGNVDMGYNLFKEMGERSIVSWNTMLSCLSKSGREGEALKVFHEMCHSGFEPDEATVVTMLPVCARLGEDDVGQWIHSYAKSGKLYEKHVSVGNSLVDFYCKRGLLDAAFTVFNDMPLRNVVSWNAMISGLAFNGRVEEGLALFDEMIKKGLTPNESTFVGVLTCCVHSGLIQRGKDLFSSMVSNHQIKPKLEHYGCMVDLLGRGGSMKEAYELILSMPMKPNAALWGALLSSCHNHGDMEVAEVAVKELMILEPRNSGHYVLLSNIYAEKGKWDEVEKIRLLMMKRNINKSAGQSIIR